The DNA sequence CTCCGAAGGCGATCGGGAAGTTCATTGCCAGGCCATTGTTGATGAGTTGGGCTGGCAAGGGCCGGTTTTCCACATTTCGGCGTTAAGCGGCGAAGGCACAAAACCTCTGGTTCAGGCGGTGATGCGCTGGATTGAGGAGCAGGCCGAGGAAGAGGCGCAGAACCCGGAATTCGCGGAGCGCGAAGCTGCCCGCAGGCGCCAGATGGACGAGGAGGCCCGGGCCAGGATCGAGTCGGAGCGCCAGGCCCGCAGAGCCGCCCGGCAGGATGACGATGATGACGACGACTTCGATGACGACGATTACGATGTCGAAGTGGTCTACGCCCCTGAGTAAGTCGAGAGAAGTGCACGCATCATGAGTGAACGCACCCAGTTGCGCCAGGCTCGTCGTCTGGTCATCAAAATCGGAAGTGCCCTGCTGACCAATGATGGCAAGGGGTTGGATGTCGCCTCCCTGGGCCTTTGGGTCGACCAGATTGTGGAGCTGATTGAGAGTGGTGTCGAAGTGGTGATCGTGTCGTCCGGCTCGGTCGCCGAAGGCATGAGCCGGCTGGGCTGGACGACCCGCCCCCAGCAGCTCCACGAGTTGCAGGCTGCGGCGGCGGTCGGGCAGATGGGGCTGGTGCAGACCTGGGAGGCGCAATTCAAGCGTCATGGTTTGCACACCGCGCAGATTCTGCTGACTCACGACGACCTGTCGGATCGGAAGCGGTACCTGAACGGCCGCAGTACGCTTCGGGCGTTGCTGGATTTTGGTGTGATTCCCATCGTCAATGAAAACGATACGGTTGTGACCGATGAAATCCGGTTTGGGGATAACGATACCCTCGGGGCGCTGGTCGCCAATCTGATCGAGGCCGATGGTCTGATCATTCTGACGGACCAGCTGGGTCTTTTCGACAAGGACCCGCGCAAGCACACCGATGCCCGCCTGGTGACCGAACGCAAAGCTGGCGATCACGAGCTGGATGCCATGGCCGGAGGGGGTGCGGGTCTGCTCGGGCGTGGGGGCATGCTGACCAAGCTCAGGGCTGCGCGATTGGCCGCCCGATCCGGCGCCTTTACTGTGATTGTGGGTGGCCGGATCGAAGGCGTGATCACCCGCCTGCGCCAGGGCGATGTTATCGGTACGCTTCTGCTCCCTGAGCAGGGGCGAATCGCTGCCCGCAAGCAGTGGTTGGCCAGCCATCTGCAAACGCGCGGCAAGCTGATGCTGGATGATGGTGCCGTGAAAGTGGTCTGTCTCGGTGGTCGGAGTCTGCTGCCGGTCGGGGTGAAGGG is a window from the Marinobacter arenosus genome containing:
- the proB gene encoding glutamate 5-kinase, which translates into the protein MSERTQLRQARRLVIKIGSALLTNDGKGLDVASLGLWVDQIVELIESGVEVVIVSSGSVAEGMSRLGWTTRPQQLHELQAAAAVGQMGLVQTWEAQFKRHGLHTAQILLTHDDLSDRKRYLNGRSTLRALLDFGVIPIVNENDTVVTDEIRFGDNDTLGALVANLIEADGLIILTDQLGLFDKDPRKHTDARLVTERKAGDHELDAMAGGGAGLLGRGGMLTKLRAARLAARSGAFTVIVGGRIEGVITRLRQGDVIGTLLLPEQGRIAARKQWLASHLQTRGKLMLDDGAVKVVCLGGRSLLPVGVKGVSGQFRRGEMVSCVDPKGREVARGLVNYDADEARAIAGRSSARIAEVLGYVSGEEMIHRDNLVIV